A DNA window from Sporosarcina sp. ANT_H38 contains the following coding sequences:
- the nagZ gene encoding beta-N-acetylhexosaminidase has translation MNRNYPFIFLISCYMLLMSGCFQLTQKGDIKEGREIIPSTFEPPEKMEVVESSEVVISPIDEMIDQMTLEEKVGQLLVIGVEGTSFTGKMDKLIRNYHVGGVIMMGNNISTSPELMQLMNEIKNANKSNKNPLFLSVDEEGGRVSRLPGGIPRLPTSAEIGKLNDESVSYRAGAYLAEVLNEFGYNMNFAPVLDVNSNPRNPVIGDRSIGSDPYQVAKLGTSTMHGMMDNGIIPVIKHFPGHGDTVVDSHKALPKVETTLEALRSVELVPFQKAIEEGADAVMVAHILFPALDPDYPSSMSKAIITGLLRNQMQFEGVIITDDLTMGAIANDYTIPEAAVQSFIAGSDLLLVVRNYDEQINTFNALIKAIETGEITEERLNESVKRILVLKEKYSISNEVREKIDVDKINEMYDKLPLK, from the coding sequence GTGAATCGCAATTATCCGTTCATTTTTCTCATCTCTTGTTACATGTTATTGATGTCGGGATGTTTTCAATTAACACAAAAAGGTGATATCAAAGAGGGAAGGGAAATAATACCATCTACGTTTGAACCTCCTGAAAAAATGGAAGTAGTCGAGTCTTCGGAAGTTGTAATATCACCGATAGATGAAATGATTGACCAAATGACACTAGAAGAAAAGGTTGGACAGTTACTAGTAATTGGTGTGGAGGGTACATCATTTACTGGTAAGATGGATAAGCTCATCCGTAATTATCATGTTGGTGGCGTCATTATGATGGGGAATAATATATCGACATCGCCCGAATTAATGCAACTTATGAATGAAATTAAAAATGCAAATAAGTCTAATAAAAACCCATTATTTCTTTCTGTCGATGAAGAAGGAGGGCGTGTTTCTAGACTGCCAGGCGGTATCCCTAGACTACCAACAAGTGCGGAAATCGGTAAACTTAATGATGAATCAGTGAGTTATCGTGCTGGAGCCTACTTAGCTGAGGTGCTTAATGAATTTGGATATAATATGAATTTCGCACCTGTATTGGATGTTAACAGTAATCCAAGAAATCCAGTTATCGGGGATCGCTCAATTGGGTCGGATCCTTATCAAGTCGCTAAGCTAGGTACCTCGACGATGCATGGAATGATGGACAACGGCATAATTCCTGTCATTAAACATTTCCCAGGACACGGCGATACTGTTGTTGATTCACATAAGGCGTTGCCAAAAGTAGAAACAACTTTGGAAGCACTTCGAAGCGTAGAGCTAGTTCCATTTCAAAAGGCAATTGAAGAAGGTGCTGATGCAGTAATGGTCGCTCATATTTTATTCCCGGCACTCGATCCTGATTATCCATCCTCAATGTCTAAAGCTATTATCACGGGACTACTTCGCAACCAAATGCAATTTGAAGGTGTTATTATAACGGATGACCTGACGATGGGGGCAATCGCAAATGACTATACAATCCCTGAAGCCGCTGTTCAGTCCTTCATCGCGGGAAGCGATTTGCTACTTGTAGTTCGCAATTATGATGAGCAAATTAATACTTTCAATGCGCTCATAAAGGCTATTGAAACAGGAGAAATCACAGAAGAGCGGCTTAATGAGAGTGTAAAGCGAATTTTAGTGCTTAAAGAGAAGTATAGTATATCAAATGAGGTACGTGAAAAAATCGATGTGGATAAAATTAATGAAATGTACGACAAGCTCCCGCTGAAATAA
- a CDS encoding GNAT family N-acetyltransferase translates to MNVLNNIRVEQEYDFQAIKEVNDLAFGQEGESNLIDKIRTSAAFISDLSLVVETEDKEIVGHILFSTIVIETAEGSVQSLALAPMAVRPGYQNEGIGSSLVKEGLKRSKELGYLSVIVLGHSAYYPRFGFITASEKDIKSPFEVPDEAFMVIELQKGALDGVQGTVSYPEAFSGV, encoded by the coding sequence ATGAACGTTTTGAACAATATAAGAGTTGAACAGGAATATGATTTTCAAGCAATCAAGGAAGTGAATGACCTAGCATTCGGCCAAGAAGGCGAATCAAATCTGATCGATAAAATTAGGACATCCGCTGCTTTCATATCGGACCTTTCCTTAGTAGTTGAAACGGAAGATAAAGAAATAGTTGGTCATATACTTTTCAGTACAATTGTTATTGAAACTGCGGAAGGTTCTGTACAGTCCTTAGCACTTGCACCGATGGCTGTCAGACCGGGTTATCAAAATGAAGGAATAGGTTCTTCGCTTGTCAAAGAAGGGTTAAAACGTTCTAAGGAGCTTGGGTATCTTTCTGTAATTGTGTTAGGACATAGCGCATACTATCCACGATTTGGTTTCATCACTGCAAGTGAAAAAGATATCAAGTCTCCATTTGAAGTGCCAGACGAAGCATTCATGGTTATTGAACTTCAAAAGGGTGCACTAGATGGTGTACAGGGGACAGTCAGCTATCCTGAAGCCTTTTCAGGGGTATAA
- a CDS encoding DUF4870 domain-containing protein, translating into MENKGLKVLVHASAFFMPFLVPFIIYLVIDDLEVKRMAIQAVLFQLVMSALIFVSALLIIVLVGIPMLIGFGLMWIIVPIIAIVKALKDEKYNYPIVGRWI; encoded by the coding sequence ATGGAGAATAAAGGATTAAAAGTGTTAGTTCATGCCAGTGCTTTCTTCATGCCGTTTTTGGTACCGTTCATCATTTATCTAGTTATTGATGATTTAGAGGTCAAAAGGATGGCGATACAAGCAGTCTTATTCCAATTGGTAATGAGTGCACTAATTTTTGTTTCTGCGCTTCTAATCATTGTACTTGTAGGGATTCCGATGCTAATTGGATTCGGTTTAATGTGGATCATTGTTCCGATTATAGCAATTGTCAAAGCACTAAAAGACGAAAAGTACAATTATCCGATTGTTGGTAGATGGATTTAA